A region of Zeugodacus cucurbitae isolate PBARC_wt_2022May chromosome 5, idZeuCucr1.2, whole genome shotgun sequence DNA encodes the following proteins:
- the LOC105215343 gene encoding fibrous sheath CABYR-binding protein, whose amino-acid sequence MKFQLVILSALLVSAFALPVPDEEVSPVVQAVPQVQEKSVEVQKVDEKVIDAVKPVEARAAELPAAEAAAPLPAAEEKKEALPAELPLNAPDAEISQSLPAEKKDKQTRADDQVEETKALPVVAAAPVAVAAGIAEEPKQAEEAIVATEEKINIEGKSTIIAEAAPAEQKKDELSAAEETPVVKTDAAPPASVDAAPAAAPATEAKKEEAPARQERVGEAVNEVESSAVPAAPVAAEVVPAVKSLPTEEAAPAAAPAEDAPVAAAATPAIATDAAPEQPAEIEKQPEAPKELLKSAASEPIAEKVEPAAPAPAGDIPQQASEESAAKALKVEEPAQSAPVAAVAAPEAKKIEEPAAAAPAPAEQPQQQQKELTPEVKESEPKTLEEKKPAAEADNSSESKKSKDSNSSSDSSESESKESSESKEEKSD is encoded by the coding sequence ATGAAGTTCCAATTAGTCATTCTCTCCGCCCTGCTGGTCAGCGCATTCGCTCTACCCGTACCCGATGAGGAAGTGTCGCCGGTAGTACAGGCGGTGCCACAAGTGCAAGAGAAGTCCGTTGAAGTACAAAAGGTCGATGAGAAGGTTATCGATGCGGTCAAGCCAGTTGAGGCTCGTGCTGCTGAACTTCCCGCCGCTGAAGCAGCAGCGCCGTTGCCAGCTGCTGAGGAGAAGAAGGAAGCTCTACCCGCTGAACTCCCATTGAACGCACCCGATGCCGAAATTAGCCAGAGCTTGCCCGCCGAGAAGAAGGACAAACAGACACGCGCTGACGATCAAGTAGAGGAAACTAAGGCACTGCCTGTTGTTGCCGCCGCACCTGTTGCTGTCGCTGCCGGTATCGCTGAAGAACCCAAACAAGCTGAGGAAGCTATTGTCGCTACTGAGGAGAAAATCAATATCGAAGGCAAATCCACCATCATTGCTGAAGCCGCACCAGCTGAGCAGAAGAAGGATGAACTCTCTGCCGCTGAGGAAACACCTGTGGTGAAAACTGATGCTGCCCCCCCTGCCTCTGTTGATGCCGCCCCTGCTGCTGCTCCTGCTACTGAAGCTAAGAAAGAGGAAGCACCCGCACGTCAAGAACGTGTTGGCGAAGCTGTGAATGAGGTTGAATCCAGTGCCGTTCCCGCTGCTCCCGTTGCCGCTGAAGTAGTGCCAGCCGTCAAGAGTTTGCCAACTGAAGAAGCCGCGCCTGCTGCTGCCCCCGCTGAAGATGCACCTGTCGCTGCTGCCGCTACACCCGCCATTGCCACCGATGCTGCACCAGAACAGCCCGCTGAAATCGAGAAACAACCAGAAGCTCCTAAGGAGTTGTTGAAATCGGCTGCTTCTGAACCAATTGCTGAGAAAGTCGAACCAGCGGCGCCAGCACCAGCCGGTGATATTCCACAACAAGCCAGCGAAGAGAGCGCAGCCAAGGCATTGAAGGTAGAGGAACCAGCACAATCAGCACcagttgctgctgttgccgcACCAGAAGCTAAGAAAATCGAAGAACCCGCTGCTGCCGCACCAGCACCTGCTgagcagccacaacaacaacaaaaagagctCACACCCGAGGTAAAGGAAAGTGAACCCAAGACATTGGAGGAAAAGAAACCCGCTGCTGAGGCTGACAACTCAAGTGAGAGCAAGAAATCTAAAGACTCCAACTCATCATCCGATTCCTCCGAATCCGAGTCGAAGGAAAGCAGCGAATCCAAGGAGGAAAAATCAGACTAA